The genomic segment ACTCCACTAAAAACAATGCTGAAATTCAAGCGCTGGCTGATAAACGCGGTGTACCCTTTATTCCGTCAATTGAAGTGTCGCCTTCTTGGGGGCATTTTAACGCCTTTCCGATAAACGCAGGAGCAAGCTTGTCTGTCGACCCAGGTATTGATGATATTCACACCCTGATTAAAGACATGCGCCGCATGGGGGCGACAGTGATTGCATCGAACCACCCGTACATACCCTACGGTTACTTGAGCAGTTTAGATAAAAACACTGCCCCAGGTGGGTTCAACCCCAGCATTGACTTGTTTGAGATAAACGCCGCCGTCGATAACCAGCCAACCATGGATAAAGCCCATCAGCTTTGGTCACAAGGTTTGCCTTATTATTACACCGCAGGCTCTGACACTCATGACGTGTGGAATCAAACCAGCGGTTTAAATCGCATGTTCGTTTACACAGGCAGTAAACCAAGTGCCCAGGCGTATGCACAAGCTATGAAAAACGGCCGCTCTTATGTGTCATATGGCCCGATTATTTATCCGCAAAACGTCATGTTTGGTGACACCATTAAACTCGCCAAAGATCAGCCACAAGCCATTCGTTTTGATTTAGTGGCAGTCAACGGCCTCAAATCAGTGCAGCTAATTGGCGTAAATAGCCAGACTAACAGTGCGGCTCAAACTCAGAGCGAAGGCGCAGGCATCAGCCCACAGCCAAGCACAGACACAAACACCGGTGCTAATAGTAAGGTGATAAGAAAACAGGCACTAAGTGGTGATAGCGCATCTATTACCTTTGATGTGCCAAACACATCGGGCTGGGTTGCACTGGTGGTAGAAGATAAAAAGGGACATAAAGCCTATTCCAACCCGATTTGGCTTAAAGAGGTAGAGGAAAGTCAGTTCTGACTGAGGGAAAAGGAGCGCGCGGCAGTTTTTAGATACAACGGCTCCTTCAACAAAAAAGGCTCTTCATTTCTGAAGAGCCTTTTCATCGCGATGTTTGGTGGAGCTGGCGGGAGTTGAACCCGCGTCCAAAAAACGTCAACCGTCGGTACTACATGCTTATTCTGTCTTTTATTTAACTATTTCGAACTCCGGCAGACAGGATTTCTCATAGCGGGCCTAATACTGTTTCGCGGTTCACCCTTAGACAAGGTTCCCTCGCTATTCTGCTGGGATGACCTTCCGAACCTCTACTAGCAGAAAGAGTATGAGTGGAAGGGCTTAGCCGGTTATTAAGCGGCTAGAGCGTAGTTTTCGTCGTTTGCGACTATTTAAATGCGGCTTTTTAAGAGGCAAACCGCTCCTCTGCATGCACCTAAAGCCTCAAGAATCTTGTCGAATCCAAAATCAGCCCCAAATGTGGTTGGTTGCAAACTACCAACGCTGCGCATTGTAACATAGACACAGGGGAAATCACTAATATGCGTCGTTAACACCGTTAATAATTTGCTTCATTTAACAGTTTGCTTAAAGTTTGTTCAGGTAAGCATTGTCCATCTGCGCTGTTTTCTTTCAATAGGGCAATGAGTTTATCAAGTCGTTCTGTTTTAGCTTGCATTTGGGCGAGTAAAAGGTGCGCTTCTTGTCGTTTTGCTTCGAGTCGTTTAAGGATTAGGTCGTGCTCAAAGCCTTCTTCTACTGTGGCGGCAGAAGGCATTTCATCTAATGAAAAGCCAAGGCTTTGAGAGAATCTAATTAGTTGTATTTGGCGCACACTCTCTGCTGTGTATTGACGATAGCCATTACTGTTTCTGGTGCTTGGCAGCAGGCCTTTGCTTTCATAAAAACGGATAGTGCTAGTAGCAACACCACTTTGCTGGGCGAGTTCGCCTATTTTCATTGGGTTACCTTGGTGAGTATTGTGATTGACGCAAATGGAATGCTCATAAAAAATGAATCCCGTAAAAAGGCTGTTGACCTTAAAGCTAACTTTAAGGTTATAGTGAGTTCAATGTCAATTTAATAAGCTTTTTTATGTCTGCTAAACCCAATGTGTTAAACAATGTTCAACAAGATAGCGCCGAAGCGCCCACCAACAAGAGTGTATTTTCTTCTTTTTGTTTCCCTAGTGGATTGGCGGTTAAAAACCGAATTGTCAAAGCGGCCATGGAAGAGAATTTAGCCACAGAAGAACAAACGCCATCTGGCGCATTGATATCCCTTTATCGTCAATGGGCCGAGGGCGGCGTGGGACTCATTTTAACGGGCAATGTCATGGTGGATCATCTGGCTATGACCGGCCCAGGGGGACTCGCGTTAGAACAAAACAGCAATATAGCGGCCTTTGCCCAGCTTGCCAGCGTCTCAAAAACAAATGGTTGCAAAGTGGTGATGCAAATTAATCATCCTGGAAGGCAAGTGTTTAGCAAAATGGGTGGCAAGGTATTATCCGCATCAAACGTACCCCTTGATATGGGTAAACATTCACATTTGTTCGGCCAACCAAAAGCAATGGCTGAAACGGAAATCGCTGATGTGATTCAGCGGTTTGTGCAAACGGCGCTAAGGGCGAAAGAAGCAGGCTTTGATGGCGTTCAAATTCACGCCGCCCATGGTTATTTACTCGCCCAGTTTTTATCGCCCTTAACCAATAAGCGACAAGATAAGTGGGGAGGCAGTCTTGAAAACCGAGCTCGGTTACTCTTAAACCTTGCAACTGAGATAATACAAGCCTGTGGTGAACAGTTTTCTGTATCAGTGAAACTTAACTCAGCGGATTTTCAGCGCGGTGGTTTTGAGCCAGCAGATGCGCAAATGGTTGTGGATATGCTTAGTAAGCTAAACATTGATTTTGTCGAGCTCTCAGGAGGAAGTTACGAAGCCCCAGCCATGCAAGGCAATACTGCAGATGAACGTACATTGGCCCGTGAAGCCTATTTTTTGGAATTTGCCCAAACAATTAGTGCGCATTCATCTGTGCCAATCATGACAACAGGTGGTATCACGCGCTTGCCTGTGGCCCAGCAAGTCGTTGAGACAGGTGTAACATTAGTGGGAATGGCTACCGCATTGGCGTTTAACCCTGACTTGGTTTATCAATGGCAACAAGACTCTACGGCTTCTGCTGTGCTACCAAGAGTGACATGGAAAGACAAGACCCTGTCTGGCCTTGCTGTAATGGCGATGGTCAAGAGGCAAATGCGTAGAGTCGGCGAAGGTAAAAACACACCTAAGCGGTTTTCACCTGTGGTGAGCCTGATTGTGGATCAAATTCGCGCGGCGAAGCTTACAAAGCGGTATCGAAAACGTTTTAGACACGAGTTGAGTTGACAAGGCGCGGTAAGCCTTTTCGACTAATTATTCAACCCTGCTCACTACATGAAGCATAAAGCCTAGACTTTATGCTTCATCATACGTTCTTTGTCTCGTGCCCAGTCTCGGTCTTTCACGGCGTCTCGTTTGTCGTGCTCGTGCTTACCTTTACCCAAGTAAATTTCGACTTTTACCCAGTTTTTCTTCCAGTACATGGCAGTGGCGAGTATTGAGTAGCCTTGACGCTCAACTGAGCCAATCAGCTTGTCGAGCTCACGCTTATTCAGCAGCAACTTACGTTGGCGCAAAGGCTCGCATACTACGTGGCTTGATGCTTGGTTAAGAGGTTGAATAGTACTACCGACTAAAAAGGCTTCGCCTTTGTGTAAGGTAACGTAGCTGTCAGACAAATTGACTTTGCCTGAACGAATGCTTTTCACTTCCCATCCTTGTAATTCAATGCCCGCTTCGATTTTATCTTGCAAGATATAGTCGTGCCGCGCCTTTTTATTCAATGCGATGGTGTTGTTGGTTGATTTTGACTTCTTTGATTTCATGGCGCCGTATTATAATGGTTGTCTAACGGGGTACAACAAAAATCACTGATATTGAAATAGATATCTGATTTTATGCTAGTATTTTGCCCCTATAAAAACCGACTGACTCAATTCAAGGGGAATTGATGCCTAATGTGACCCGCAGCGCTTTGGTAGCCTTTAGTGCTGAATCAATGTTTGATTTGATAAATGATGTGCAAAGTTATCCTGAATTTTTACCAGGTTGCGCGCAAACGAAAGTGACTCATGCTGATGAGTACAGCATGGAGGCATCTTTGCTTATTTCAAAGGCAGGGATCAAGCAGTGGTTCAGTACACGCAATGAATTGTCTCGCGGCGAGTATATTAAAATGAACTTAGTCGATGGACCATTTTCCGAGCTGCGCGGTGGCTGGACCTTCAAAGCGTTATCTGACAATGCGTGTAAAATTGAATTAAATTTAGACTTTGCTTTTTCAAGTCGATTGGTTGAAATGGCCTTTGGCCGTGTATTCAACGCGATTGCGGCCAACATGGTCGTTGCGTTTACTGATCGCGCAAAAGAGATCTACTCATGACGGACAAACAAATTAATCTTGAAGTGGCCTATGCGTTGCCAGAGCGCCAAGCCTTACTTGAAGTGGTGGTAGAGAAAGGTCACACCGTAGAAGAAGCTATTCGCGCATCGGGAATTTTACAGCGCTTTAGCGATATTGATTTAACCACGAGTAAGGTGGGCATTTGGAATCGCACGTGCAAATTGACTGATGTGCCACAAGATGGTGACCGAATCGAGATTTATCGCCCGTTAATCGCCGATCCTAAAGAAGCGCGTCGCCGCCGCGCTGAAAAAGCCAAAGAAGAAGGCCGCGCCAATAAAGTGACTGGTGGGCGCGCGTAACCGTTTAAAGGTCGACCAATCGGCCTAAAATATCAGGCCTAACGCATCGCACAAAAATTTCTGTAATGGCTGTGCTCGGCCATAGCGTGTTGCCGCTAGTTCACATACGTTACCTTCTAATAGCTGCTTTCTATCAAGAGGGCAGATAGCAATAAAATCCTTACGCTTAATTTCTTCAATCATTGGAGACTCAGTATCGTAGCCCTTTGGCGGGCGAACTAATGAGTCGCCTGCCATATGGTAGAATTCCGTAAAGGGTTTGTGTTCAATGGCATCTTGATAGGCAGCTGGTTTACGTTGAATATGTTCGCGAATAGCACGCAGAGCATCTGGCTGTGGATGCCATGTGCCCACTGCTAAGAAACATTCTTCGCTGGCTATGTGCATATAAAAACCGGGGGAGTGGACGTCTTTGCCTATCTCATGGCGAAATTGAATACCCACATTGGTTTTATAAGGGGATTTGTCTTTTGAAAAGCGCACATCGCGATAAACCCGCATTAATGAACCACCCATTTTTTTGGGAGATGCCTCATAGTGTGGGGAAATCATCGGGATCCAATTTTGCATTTCAGTGATAAATTCAAGCGCGGGTCCGCGCACTAAATCTTCGTATCTTTGTTTATTCGCATTGAACCATTCTCTTTCATTGTTCTTTTCTAGTTGCTGTAAAAACGTAAATAGGGAAGGATCGAAGTGAGTAAACATAAGCTGGCCTTATTAAATAGTGAAGGCCAGCTTACTCATTGACATCAACAAATCAATAACCGGCAAGGTGACAATTGTTACAGATTCTTTTAAAAGTGAAGATTCTCTATAACGCTGTTTAGTACTTCTTACGTTTCAACCCTGTGGTGGCCAAGATTTTGGCGGATATTTCCTCAATCGAGTAGCGAGTGCTGTTTAGAAACGGCACTTTTTCTTTGCGATATAAATTCTCTACTTCGCGCAGTTCCATGCGGCATTGCTGTAAAGAGGCATAGCGACTGTTGGCACGGCGCTCAGAGCGAATTTGATGTAAACGCTGTGGGTCGATGGTTAAACCGAACATTTTGTCTTTAAAGCGTTTGAGGGCAGCAGGCATGCGCAGAATATCGCCCATGTCTTCTTCGGTGAAGGGGTAATTTGCGGCTTTTATGCCATATTGTAGGGCTAAATATAAGCTGGTGGGGGTTTTCCCCGAGCGTGATACGCCAACAAGAATAATATCGGCTTCGTCATAATTTTGTAAATTTGATCCATCATCGTTGGCTAGTGCGTAGTTAACTGCTTCAATTCTGATGTCGTAGGTCTTTTCATGGATGCTGTGGGTTCGATGTTTTTCCGGTTTTGAAGGCACGCCCAAAACGATTTCTAATGGGGCAACAAATTGGTCGAGAAAGTTGTAGTTAATCCCCACTGATTTAGAAATGATCTTGCGAACTTCAGTGTTAACTATCGTGTAAAAAACTAACGGGCGTTGCCCGTCATCTTGAAAACTTTCAGATATTTTTTTAACAACTTGTTGCGCTTGTTCTTCAGTTTCAACAAACGGAATCGTGATATGTTCGAACTCTATCGTGAATAATGACAGCAAAGCATGGCCAAATACCTCCGAAGTTATCGCTGTTCCATCTGAAATATAATAAGCCGTTCGCATAACATTTCCTTAACAATGTAGTAATATAATTACATAAATAAATTAAATTTTACTTTCTTCTAAACTGCATTCTAAAATCCCTCACGTAAAAAGCTAGGCACTTGAGAAATATAATTTTTTTCGACGTTTAGCGAGCGTCATTTTGACTAACTATCTGGGGTTGTCATCGTTGGCAGCTTTTACAATTAAGTTCATCTTGGAGACGAATTAAATGCAAGAAAATGTGCTTTGGTATCAGCAATTGGGAATGGACGACGTGGGCGTTGTCGGTGGAAAAAATGCATCCCTTGGCGAAATGATTTCTAATCTTTCAAATGCTGGTGTACAAGTACCCGGTGGTTTTGCGACAACGGCATCAGCGTTTAATCTTTTCTTAGAACAAAGTGGCCTTGAGGCGCGTATTCACGAATTACTTGACAGTTTAGACGTGGATGACATTCCTGCCTTAGGCGAAGCGGGGAATACAATCCGTCAGTGGATCATCGAAACCCCGTTCTTACCGGAATTAGAAGCAGACATCACGTCAGCCTTTAAAACCTTGCAAGGAGATGCAGGCGATGAAGCATCGTTCGCTGTACGTTCCTCTGCGACTGCCGAAGATATGCCTGATGCATCGTTTGCCGGCCAACAAGAAACATTTTTAAACGTAAAGGGTATTGATGCCGTGATGGTTGCCATCAAGCATGTTTATGCCTCTTTATTTAACGATCGTGCCATTTCTTATCGCGTGCACCAAGGTTATGACCACAAAGGCGTGGCGTTATCTGCAGGTATTCAACGCATGGTGCGCAGTGACTGTGCGTCGTCAGGTGTTATGTTTACCATTGACACTGAATCCGGTTTCGAAGACGTGGTGTTTATTACATCGTCTTACGGTTTAGGTGAAATGGTAGTACAAGGTGCCGTTAACCCGGATGAATTTTACGTTCACAAGCCAACCCTTGATAAAGGTTTACCTGCGGTAGTACGCCGTAATCTTGGTAGTAAGTTAACTAAGATGATTTACTCGGATGATACGAGTCACGGTAAACAAGTGGAAATTGTTGATATCGACCG from the Paraglaciecola mesophila genome contains:
- a CDS encoding MerR family transcriptional regulator, giving the protein MKIGELAQQSGVATSTIRFYESKGLLPSTRNSNGYRQYTAESVRQIQLIRFSQSLGFSLDEMPSAATVEEGFEHDLILKRLEAKRQEAHLLLAQMQAKTERLDKLIALLKENSADGQCLPEQTLSKLLNEANY
- a CDS encoding NADH:flavin oxidoreductase/NADH oxidase family protein, whose amino-acid sequence is MSAKPNVLNNVQQDSAEAPTNKSVFSSFCFPSGLAVKNRIVKAAMEENLATEEQTPSGALISLYRQWAEGGVGLILTGNVMVDHLAMTGPGGLALEQNSNIAAFAQLASVSKTNGCKVVMQINHPGRQVFSKMGGKVLSASNVPLDMGKHSHLFGQPKAMAETEIADVIQRFVQTALRAKEAGFDGVQIHAAHGYLLAQFLSPLTNKRQDKWGGSLENRARLLLNLATEIIQACGEQFSVSVKLNSADFQRGGFEPADAQMVVDMLSKLNIDFVELSGGSYEAPAMQGNTADERTLAREAYFLEFAQTISAHSSVPIMTTGGITRLPVAQQVVETGVTLVGMATALAFNPDLVYQWQQDSTASAVLPRVTWKDKTLSGLAVMAMVKRQMRRVGEGKNTPKRFSPVVSLIVDQIRAAKLTKRYRKRFRHELS
- the smpB gene encoding SsrA-binding protein SmpB — encoded protein: MKSKKSKSTNNTIALNKKARHDYILQDKIEAGIELQGWEVKSIRSGKVNLSDSYVTLHKGEAFLVGSTIQPLNQASSHVVCEPLRQRKLLLNKRELDKLIGSVERQGYSILATAMYWKKNWVKVEIYLGKGKHEHDKRDAVKDRDWARDKERMMKHKV
- a CDS encoding type II toxin-antitoxin system RatA family toxin, which produces MPNVTRSALVAFSAESMFDLINDVQSYPEFLPGCAQTKVTHADEYSMEASLLISKAGIKQWFSTRNELSRGEYIKMNLVDGPFSELRGGWTFKALSDNACKIELNLDFAFSSRLVEMAFGRVFNAIAANMVVAFTDRAKEIYS
- a CDS encoding RnfH family protein, whose translation is MTDKQINLEVAYALPERQALLEVVVEKGHTVEEAIRASGILQRFSDIDLTTSKVGIWNRTCKLTDVPQDGDRIEIYRPLIADPKEARRRRAEKAKEEGRANKVTGGRA
- a CDS encoding DUF2461 domain-containing protein, with product MFTHFDPSLFTFLQQLEKNNEREWFNANKQRYEDLVRGPALEFITEMQNWIPMISPHYEASPKKMGGSLMRVYRDVRFSKDKSPYKTNVGIQFRHEIGKDVHSPGFYMHIASEECFLAVGTWHPQPDALRAIREHIQRKPAAYQDAIEHKPFTEFYHMAGDSLVRPPKGYDTESPMIEEIKRKDFIAICPLDRKQLLEGNVCELAATRYGRAQPLQKFLCDALGLIF
- a CDS encoding pyruvate, water dikinase regulatory protein, which gives rise to MRTAYYISDGTAITSEVFGHALLSLFTIEFEHITIPFVETEEQAQQVVKKISESFQDDGQRPLVFYTIVNTEVRKIISKSVGINYNFLDQFVAPLEIVLGVPSKPEKHRTHSIHEKTYDIRIEAVNYALANDDGSNLQNYDEADIILVGVSRSGKTPTSLYLALQYGIKAANYPFTEEDMGDILRMPAALKRFKDKMFGLTIDPQRLHQIRSERRANSRYASLQQCRMELREVENLYRKEKVPFLNSTRYSIEEISAKILATTGLKRKKY